TGCCATACATTGTACCACCAGAGTCATGCACAATACATTCCCTGTTGTTATTAAAGTCATAAAGTTTGGGGTTGGAAAGTGAGGGTTGTATGTCTTTCCACTTCCTCCCAAATTTGTTCTTTTCCCTTTCCCCTGTAAAGTATCAAAACCTGCTCCACTCCCCCAGCTTCAGAACTGGCAGAGATGTAGCAGCTAATTGCTCTGTTGAATTCCCCTCTAACTTAGCCAGGGAGGGGAGGCTCCCAAGAAAGCTGATGCTCAGAGCCAGAGGGACTCCCTGCAATTGCTGCATTGGTTTAGATTAACTCTCTgtctccccctctttccctcctgAGATTATGAAACCATTCGCAATGGGGGCCTGATCTTTGCGGTTGTGGCCTTTCTGATTGGACTTGCCATCATCCTcagtaagtactgtatttttttctgGGGTGGTGGTGAGCAGTGGCCTTGTCTACATAATGGCAGAGGGGAGTGTAGACCAGAGGAAAGAGAGTGCCAAAGTGGGGTGGGTGTCTCTGGgggcagaaaggaggagggagggagcagcttcTTTCCTCGCCCAGCTCAACAATAAGCAAACTGGTGACGGAGCCCCTGACCTACAAGACGTTACTCAGCATGCTCCTGAAGTGTGTTCACAAAGGCCCATGCAAATGGGTGTATGGGGTGGGCACCACGCCTGCTGCTTGTGGGAAAGAGGAGTGGTTTTTGAGTGCAAAAGTCCCTCCCTTTGGGTGCCCCGTGCCCCTTTCCCCACCTTCCTGCTGTCATTACCCCAGGGATCTGCTGTAGGAAAATTCCAGCAGCCCTTGTGATCCAGTGGAACTTCCCCAGAGGAAGATTTCTCTATTTGGTCACAGGTGCTCCTCCAGCCCCTCCCTACCCCACAGCGAGAAAGTGAACTAGGGGGGCGGGGTGCCTGTTCCCCACCTCTCCTGAAGGTAGATCTGCTGTGGCCTGTTAACACACACCCAGGCTCCAGGcttgagtggggaggggggaaaggttctGGTGAGCTTCAGCCCTTGTCTCACACTTGACCAATCCAGAGACTGAAGCCCCACATGAAAAATTAAGTTCAGCAGGTAAAGCTTCTTCTGTCACTTATTGTTATCTCTATGccaggaaaagcttcacctgctggatCTCAGGAGCAGGAAcagaaaaggagaggaagggtCCTACCACAAAGCAACTCCCCTTCCTACCAAATCCCAAGAAGGATCCTCCTGCCTGCCTGAGTGGCAGTTACCGTTttagccaccccccacccccaggctctTTGACCTGCTTGTGATGCCATTCCCAGTCTGTGGGTCACTGCAATGTCAGAGGTCCCCTATCCTGCTGTTAAAGAGTTAAACACTTCCCCCCTCACATAGTCACAAACACACTTCTCCATCCCTGAGCTCTGCTAGATTTTTATCTCAGTGGAAAGTTCCAGTTCTGCAGCAGCACATGAAATTCAAGGCTCGGCCAGTGTTGGCAGGTCGTGAGAGGGTGGCAGGCCACCCTGCAATGGAGCATCAGGAAGATAAGATGTGGGGAGGGCCACAGGGTGGGCCAACCAGTGTTCTGCCATGGAGAGATTTGGGGATTGTTTTCCTGGCAGTGGCAGGCCTTGTcagatttcagcagcgccctgtgtaAAGCCAAAACTTGGTGCCtctgcctctcgccttccattctacatcatagttgtggtgctGCCTGCAGTGCCTGCAGTGCCCCCTGCACCCAGTGCGGTCAAACCAGTTGCActctcctaaatctgcctctgttccTGGGCtaagtgggggtgggaagagtgaGGTTATGGGGCAGCAGCAGGCTGTAAAGAAAACCTTGAGGAAAATATGGGTTGGAGGGGGGTGCCCACCGTGGGGGAAGGCAGGGCACTCTTGTTTGTCTGAGGCCTCATCCTGTCTCTTTGATTCCAGGTCGGCGTTTCCGCTGTGGAGGAAAGAGGAAGCGAAGGTGGGTGCAATTTTGTCAGGATTTCCCCCCTGCCCCATCCCTTCTCTGGGCACAGGCTGCATGAAAGGCAGTCTGCGGGGCACCCAGATCATGTTAATGGAGGTATGGtcttctccctttcctttttctaGGCAAGCAGATGATGAAGATGACGCAGTCTGAACTCTGGTATGTTTGCTGAGGGGCCTCAGAGGTGCCTTTCCTCTGGCAACAGCTTGAAGGGGCTCTAGCCAGGTACCGCCCCTTGACCAGAGGGGTCCTTTGGGAAGGGAAGCCTCCAATGAGGGGTCTCCTTCCTTGCCCTTGCTGGTCAGTTGCTCATCTTGGACTTCACTGCTGCTTGTTGCAGACCTTGTTCTccagggccatgccaggccttcAAATCAGTCACACATGACCCAGTCCCAGACTAGGAGATCAATTTCTGGACCTGGGAATGTGGTCATCCTGAGTCATCCCAGCTCAGGGAAGGAAATTTCCCCAAGGCTGTGCAAGGAACATGCCCCCTGGAAAGACTCCACTAACACCAGAGCAATTGCCCTCTTTTTATGGATTCTCTTATCTCTTTATACTGCCCTGCCAGAATACTTGGCGCCTCACAGAGCTGCAGGAGCAACAATGGAAGATCTCTGCTCTCAAAGAACTTCTAAAATTGAGTCATGGGGGAAGCAACAGACATGGAGGGAAGGATGGTGGGGGCATGTATAGCTTGCTTAAGGGTGGTTCACCAACATTTTATGCCTTCCACTCTCCCCCTTTGCAGCACTCCTCTGACCAGCCGATGAGGTCCCTGCTGAGCCAAAGGGATAGGCCCATCACAGCAGCCAAATCTTTTGCACTCGACAAATGAACAGAGCAGCTTTCTGATTTCGGAGCTGCACCCAGTCTGCCTGGAATTCTCTTTCTGTAAAACAGATTGCTTTCTTCTGtgctttatttaataaaatgtccATTAGGGAAGAATGACATTTGTTGTGTTGTTtgtgcagaaggggggggggctcttgaTCCAATTTCTCTACCTCCTCTCCATTTGTTCCAGATGTGTCCAGGTCTGGGGCCATCTCAATCCTGACcccatcatggccactgggcacAAGGGCTCCTTGGCTGAGAAGCATCCCTCAGCTCACTGGGAGCAGCACCAGTTCTTGCTACCATATAATGAAGAGCAGTTGGCATCACCTCCCCTCCTGTACCAGGTACACTGGAGGAAGTGTGTGCAGGCCAAGATCCCAGCTTTGCCAGGTGAAAAggcatttatttctctttctccctcttttagTTGTTTGGGGAGGAGTCATAGCTCAGTGagggagcacctgctttgcatgcagaaggtcgcaagtCCTCACTagtatctctaggtagggttgggaatgtctcctgaccccttcctgaaaccctggagagttactGCCAATCAGCATCAAtggtattgagctagatggaccaacgatCTGACtcaggatatatatattttttaataaaattttttattagtttttcaacatataatataagacaatacaaacaacaaactctgacaaacaaacataaaacatgtataatttcaaaaaaaaaaaattttccatatacccaatttcaacgacttccccatgcctcccttttctgcatccctgttttaaactttttttcagcaacccctggtccgaattacttataaattcctttctataacccttttctttccccttATCCAAtcatatctctgcaaatctgctaaactttacccatgacattttaacactcaataattttacaagaatttaagataaaatttaaatttcttccagtcttcctccactgtctctttcccttggtcacggattctgctcgtcatctctgctagtcccatatattcaatcaccttcgtctgccactcctccagcgtgggtagttcttgtgtcttccaatactttgctagtagaactcttgctgctgttgtagcatacataaagaacgtcctgtctttctttgacaccaattggcctactatgcccaggagaaaagcctctggttttttatgaaaggtacacttaagcaccttcttaatttcattatatattgtttcccagaagaccttaatccttgggcacggatctgactcaggataaggcagattcctgtttCTGAGTGATGCCCAATTGGATTGTGACTTCTGTGGGCTTATTGGGACTGAACTTTCAGAGCAGCCAAAGCTGTGTTAGTGTATGTGGTAGCACAAGCAGCAGTGGAGATTCTTGGGAGCACCTTAAAacagccttcccaaacctggtgcCGAACTGCCCAactcatagcagcagcagcagcagaaggaggaaTAGCTGATAGTCAGCAATGATAACGGGAGTTGCCGTTCTAAATACCTAAAGAGCAGGCTGGGAAAGAGTTTTTATTATATAGTAAATCAGATAAAGTGGACTCCAGTCCACAAAATCTTATTCATAATAAATGTGGAATAATCTTTATTCTGAGACGAGATATTGTGTTTGCTTATCAGAGTGAATCTACACTATAAATCTAGGATTCACAGAAGAAGTGAAGAGGAAAATTTGTGGGTAAAACTTCCTAAAGCAAAACCCACACTGCACGCATACATACTGCCAGCTCTCAGGTGGTTCTCagacattattatttttgctggatGCCTATAGAACATATAGGCCTGCTGGCCGGGTTAGGGAATATGCTGCTGCCTCCTCTCTACACAGAGAATGAGCAGGGACTGCAAAGAAAACTGCCAGTAGCAGAGCAGCTATAGAAGCAACCCAAACAATGTGTTTAGGGCACTAGTGAAGCAGCCAGGTGTGCTCCAGAGAAATCCCTCAGCAGGATCCCTTGCAATGTCAGACAGGATGCTCATACTGGAATCCTGTACTCCTTGTGCGGaaggtgtttgtgtgtttccCTGTAATGGCACCTCTCTCCCCTCTGCCACCCCCCTCCACATTTGAAACTCCAAATGACAAACTAGTCTGGCCGGGCCTGGCAAAGATGGGGTGGTGCTGCCACCTGGTGTCTGCCACTCTCCCAACAGCTGTGTCCTTAGGTTTTCAAGCAAACTGACAAAAGCAGGAGCCTGCTTTGTGACATTCTTTCCAAATGGAGCTTGTGCAGAAATTCCAATGTGTGTGCTGTCCTCCATGACCAGCCTTTGGCAACATGTCACCAACACTCCCCCCTTCCATAAAGTGTGAAATGTACTGTAGTTGGATGAGAGCGATGTCTCTGGGCCACCTTGAGCAAGCTAGATGGATAGCTTAGGGTTCTAGGTTCTAGCCCCATATTGGGTaaaggtttcctgcattgcaggggttccttccaactctactattctatgattctaagcaaccCACTCAATTGCATCTTAAATCTTGGTACCTGAGCTTCAGATGAGCATGAGGTTTAGAACTGCATATTCAGGCCATTGCCCGACACCCAAATGGCTGTTAATGGCTGGGCACTAAACATATGCATGTTGGGGGCAAGATACAGtactttgggtgggtgggatagATCTGGTCCTTACAAagaagcatttccccccaaagagttggaaggaggaGTGCAGAGGAGACACAGCTGAGATACTCACTGCAAATGTTCCTGTGGATAGAATTCTAACAGAAAACTCCTTGTGATAAATGGAGCTGTTTGTGATGGAAATGCTGATGGGTCAGTTGCCTGGTCACAGCTGCACTTCTCTGCACATGTGGGCCCCTTGGCTGGTCTCCTGCTGCAGCTTTTCTGTTGCAGACTGGGGTGGAAAAGAGGACCGAGGCAGACAGCATAGACTGATGGTGAACTGCAGGagagccgcctcctcctcctgccccaggaCATTTTGTAGGCTGAACCAAAGGAGAGGAGTGGCCATTGACTCTCACTTCAACTTGAGTAATGGGGTGGCACAACACCCTCCAGTGTACATGGATGGCAGGAGGCCCTTTTAGGAGGTGCCTGTAGCACACATGGCTCATATTTTCAATGGATGGACCCAGTAGTGGGTCAAGGCCTGATCCAAGTTGGATCACAACAGAggcactaccaccatgcaaatatatggtaaaagattaagagaTGGGTCCCCAAATGGATGTGTGGGTAAAAAGCAGGTCCTGGGTCTGGAAAGGTTGGGGATAACGTGGCCTAAGGGGTTCAGGAAGAatggatgtgtgtttttgtttatttgtgtgtgtgtgtgtgtgtgtgtgtgtgtgtgtgttagagagagagagaaagagagagagagatggctgccacctaacttctgctgcctgaggcaaatgtcTCTCTCTGCCTAATGCTTGGGCCGATGTCATCTGCACAGCTATTGAAAAGGCAGAGGACTCTCCCTTTTTGCATCAGGTTAGaacagaagctgccttctgctgagccagACTACCGgtcaatctagctcagcactgtctatgctggctggcagcatctctccagggtttcagatgggattTTCTCCcagttggagatgccagagattgaacctgggaccttctgaatgcaaagtatGTACTCTACCACCTAGCTACAGCCTTTTCTGAAGATTTCCGACACTTCTGAGCGCAATATACTAACTTGGAAATAGGCACATTTACATGAACAACTGGTGCTtcaacagtgtgtgtgtttgtgggtgtgggtgtgaaaagccaagCTAGGCCCACTGCACCTTCCTTCTGATCCTCCTACCTGCTCTATCAACAGACGTCCTTCCTATCAGCCTTGCTAGCCAGATGGAGGCTCAACATTCAGAgtcagtctacctctgaatgacAGCTTCCAGGGACAAACAACAAGGGATGCCTCTGGTCCTTATGCCCTGTTTGCAAACTTCTCAAGTGATATTTGCCTGGCTACTGCAGGGAACAGTATACAGACGAGGTGGGGTCTGAGTACCACAACATCAAAACATTCATTAACCAAAAAGAAGGTCATAGGAAAGGAAATTCATTTCCTTCCCACCTTTCCTGCCAAAGAGAGAAGATGCCTCCTTTGTTACCATGATGCCAGTATCATCTCCTCTGGCCTTTAACCCTCATAGCCAatgagccagccagccagccagccacttcTTCTTCAGTTCCCTTCCAGCCACAAACTCCCAGCTCAACCTTCAGCTTAAAGAGGTGCACAATTTAAAACATGCTTTCTCTGACCTCCAGAGCTGGGGTGAGCCCCAGGCCACCCTGAGATGCACAATGGAATGGGGTGTGTCTGTGTAGCACTCAACAAGGCTCTCTGGTGGCTGGCAGGGAGGAAACCCTTTTACCACACCTTCCAGAGTGGCGCTGGCtccaacttaaaggtaaaggtaaaggacccctgacagttaagtccagtcacgaacgactctggggttgaggcactcatctccctttactggctgagggagccgccatttgtctgcagacagtttttccgggtcatgtggccagcatgactaacccgtttctggagaaaccagagcagcatacggaaacgccgtttaccttcccgctggagcggtacctatttatctacttgcactggcgtgctttcaaactgctaggttggcaggagatgggaccaaacaacgggagctcaccccgtcgcggggattcgaactgcgaccttccgatcggcaagccctaggctcactggtttagaccacagcgccacctgcgtccctccaggcTACAACTTAGAACTCCTAAAACTCCATACTAAATTAAAAAGATCGCCCCATGTATACACAAACTGAGTGAGGTAACAAACCATGTGCTATGATTAGGGAGGCTACAGCGGCCCTATGGTTTCCATTGGCAGACTCTCCCACTAAGTTCATACAGAAGCTTTTAGATGTGTGAAACAAAGGATTGGTGTTCAGCTGAGGGCCACTAGAGGTCAGCCTGGGTATACATTTTGCCCAGGAGTCCctaccaccccccccccccccgtctcagaCATTCTCCCCTTGTAAGCTGGCCTCTGCTTCCTTGACTCCAGATCCATCCTTCTCCAGGACATTTTCAACAAAACTTATGCTGGGAATGCTGGCCTTCTATACATACGCTGGAATGCCttaaaattttacaaaacaaaaattttttttccttccagtagcaccttaaagaccaactaagttagttcttggtatgagctttcgtgtgcatgcacacttcttcagatacagaagtgtatctgaagaagtgtgcatgcacacgaaagctcataccaagaactaacttagttggtctttaaggtgctactggaaggaaaaaaattttttgttttgactatggcagaccaacacggctacctttctgtaattaaaattttaccttatttttcTGCAAAGTTTTGAACATTCATATAAACGTGTCCTCTTCTGAGCACTAGCCTTTTGTAACAAGGTGTGGGGCAGTAAAATGCAGATGGCAGGCAAATTTTAAAATCAGCAAGGGCAATCCCTGCTTGCCGAGGAACAACTAGgaatgtataccgtatttttcgccccatagggcgcaccggcccataaggcgcaactaggttttttttggggggggaataaagaatttctttttatttcccccccaggcgtggggctggggcgggggaagcccgagcttcccccgaccccagcctccagaacaggctgctatcctcagggatgcaggcagctctccgcaagccgtgggagcccagcgccaaGTCacaccgggctcccacggcttgtgcagagctgcgcgaagcccgaagcctggggcgcgctgagctcagcgcgccccaggctttgggatgtaggcagctctccgcaagcctagggagcctggcgggaactcccgtgggctccca
This genomic window from Podarcis raffonei isolate rPodRaf1 chromosome 15, rPodRaf1.pri, whole genome shotgun sequence contains:
- the FXYD2 gene encoding sodium/potassium-transporting ATPase subunit gamma, with product MADERLPETAVDKFSYDYETIRNGGLIFAVVAFLIGLAIILSRRFRCGGKRKRRQADDEDDAV